The Abditibacteriaceae bacterium sequence CAGCTTGCGCTCTAATTCGTCGCGGGTGAAGCCCATGATGACGCCGTTGAGAAAAATGTTCTCTAAACCAGTAAATTCTGGATGAAACCCGGCTCCCAGTTCCAAGAGAGTCGCGACACGTCCATGTACAGCAATGCGGCCAAATGTCGGCCTATAGATTCCTGCCAGCAAAGTAAGCAGCGTACTTTTACCCGAACCATTGCGACCTATAACGCCAACGGTTTGACCTTTAGGCACAGTAAAGGAGATGTCTTTGAGCGCCGTCCATTCTTCGCGGCGCGGCAGGCGCAGCATCACGCGTTTAAGCACCGCCGATTTCAGTGAACTCTCGCGGTGCAACACGCGAAAGACTTTCGTCAGGTTCTCAACTTCAATCGCGTTTTCCATGGTAGGAGTTAAGGTTGCTTTCGACCGTACTTTACAAACGTTCGGCCATTTCCCATTGATAGCGATTGAAGAGCGCGAAACCAATGCCAAGGACGAGCACACTCGTCACACATGCAATCGCGAAGTAATCCCACGGAATGCTGACGGGAGGTAGCACACGACCATCGACTTTGACTTCCGGTGGTAGCAACAGCGCCCGCTGATACGTCACGATGAAGGCCGCAATCGGGTTCAACATATAA is a genomic window containing:
- a CDS encoding ABC transporter ATP-binding protein; amino-acid sequence: MENAIEVENLTKVFRVLHRESSLKSAVLKRVMLRLPRREEWTALKDISFTVPKGQTVGVIGRNGSGKSTLLTLLAGIYRPTFGRIAVHGRVATLLELGAGFHPEFTGLENIFLNGVIMGFTRDELERKLPSIIKFAEIGEFIDTPVKHYSSGMVTRLGFSVAVHMEPDVLLVDEVLAVGDLDFQEKCFAKIEEFKRKGVTIFFVSHDQRAIERVCDRVLWIKDHKLQMDAPALDVTKRFAGSV